Proteins encoded together in one Oligoflexia bacterium window:
- a CDS encoding YchJ family protein encodes MKCPCGTTKSLSDCCEPFIKGTKKPLTAEALMRSRYTAYTQGELGYIAATLASESRPNFDEKDAREWSKNSKWLGLEILSTKKGQEADRVGTVEFNAKYENDGKVLEHHEVSEFRKEKDTWYFVDGESHVHEEGQGHHEPAQPVVRETPKIGRNDPCVCGSGKKYKKCCG; translated from the coding sequence ATGAAGTGCCCATGCGGAACTACAAAATCATTAAGTGATTGCTGTGAACCTTTTATCAAAGGTACTAAAAAGCCTTTAACAGCTGAAGCTCTTATGCGTTCGCGATACACGGCTTACACACAGGGTGAGCTTGGTTATATCGCAGCAACGTTAGCGTCAGAAAGCCGACCAAACTTTGATGAAAAAGATGCTCGTGAATGGTCAAAAAACTCTAAATGGTTGGGTCTTGAAATTCTAAGCACCAAAAAAGGCCAAGAAGCTGACCGCGTTGGTACTGTAGAGTTTAATGCTAAGTATGAAAATGACGGTAAAGTTTTAGAACATCACGAAGTTTCTGAATTTAGAAAAGAAAAAGACACCTGGTATTTCGTAGACGGCGAGTCTCATGTTCACGAAGAAGGCCAAGGACACCACGAACCAGCTCAGCCGGTGGTCCGCGAAACGCCAAAGATCGGTAGAAATGATCCTTGTGTTTGCGGTAGCGGCAAAAAATATAAGAAATGCTGTGGCTAA